The proteins below are encoded in one region of Canis lupus dingo isolate Sandy chromosome 30, ASM325472v2, whole genome shotgun sequence:
- the SERF2 gene encoding small EDRK-rich factor 2 isoform X2, protein MTRGNQRELARQKNMKKQSDSVKGKRRDDGLSAAARKQRDSEIMQQKQKKANEKKEEPK, encoded by the exons ATGACCC GCGGTAACCAGCGCGAGCTCGCCCgccagaagaatatgaaaaagcagAGCGACTCGGTTAAGGGAAAGCGCCGAGATGACGGGCTTTCTGCTGCCGCCCGCAAGCAGAG GGACTCGGAGATCATGCAGCAGAAGCAGAAAAAGGCAAACGAGAAGAAGGAGGAACCCAAGTAG
- the SERF2 gene encoding small EDRK-rich factor 2 isoform X1, protein MTRGNQRELARQKNMKKQSDSVKGKRRDDGLSAAARKQSAPSSLPPGTRRSCSRSRKRQTRRRRNPSSFVASCPTLLPFACVPGASPTTLAFSPVVLTGPSTDGIPFALSLQRVPFVLPSPQVASLPLGHAWG, encoded by the exons ATGACCC GCGGTAACCAGCGCGAGCTCGCCCgccagaagaatatgaaaaagcagAGCGACTCGGTTAAGGGAAAGCGCCGAGATGACGGGCTTTCTGCTGCCGCCCGCAAGCAGAG TGCCCCATCATCTCTACCCCCAGGGACTCGGAGATCATGCAGCAGAAGCAGAAAAAGGCAAACGAGAAGAAGGAGGAACCCAAGTAGCTTTGTGGCTTCGTGTCCAACCCTCTTGCCCTTCGCCTGTGTGCCTGGAGCCAGTCCCACCACGCTCGCGTTTTCTCCTGTAGTGCTCACAGGTCCCAGCACCGATGGCATTCCCTTTGCCCTGAGTCTGCAGCGGGTCCCTTTTGTGCTTCCTTCCCCTCAGGTAGCCTCTCTCCCCCTGGGCCAcgcctgggggtga